The Actinopolyspora erythraea genome has a segment encoding these proteins:
- a CDS encoding DUF488 domain-containing protein, whose protein sequence is MRLVTVGHGTSTRVEFGPLLRAAGIEIVLDVRSAPGSRHNPDFNRSELQAWLPEAGVEYRWDERLGGFRRTPVRSPDTACRNEGFRAYAAHMRTEQFRVAVTELLDEVAHRETAVMCSESVWWRCHRRMIADYVTLVRGVEVVHLMHDGELREHHAMEGVRPREDGLLVYDGGQLRL, encoded by the coding sequence ATGCGGCTGGTCACGGTGGGGCACGGGACGAGTACCCGTGTCGAGTTCGGTCCGCTGCTGCGCGCGGCCGGGATCGAGATCGTGTTGGACGTGCGCAGCGCACCGGGCAGCAGGCACAATCCGGACTTCAACCGCTCCGAGCTCCAGGCGTGGTTGCCCGAGGCGGGAGTGGAGTACCGCTGGGACGAGCGGCTCGGCGGGTTCCGGAGGACACCCGTCAGGTCACCGGACACCGCCTGCCGGAACGAGGGCTTCCGCGCCTACGCCGCGCACATGCGTACCGAGCAGTTCCGCGTGGCAGTGACGGAACTGCTCGACGAGGTCGCACACCGCGAGACGGCCGTGATGTGTTCCGAGAGCGTCTGGTGGCGCTGTCACCGTCGTATGATCGCGGACTACGTGACGTTGGTTCGCGGCGTGGAGGTCGTGCACCTGATGCACGACGGCGAACTGCGCGAGCACCACGCGATGGAGGGTGTGCGGCCGCGGGAGGACGGGTTGCTGGTCTACGACGGCGGTCAGCTGCGGTTGTGA
- a CDS encoding helix-turn-helix domain-containing protein, whose translation MVTSSGVAAWRPPVPGIVETYHAHLVEHAYPMHAHDSWTLLLVDDGTVRYYLHRHEHGALRSLVTLLPPHVPHNGTPVTPRGLKKRVLYLDPVQFGEDLVGLAVDAPTIDDPLLRRRVHQLHDSLLFPGDSLEAESRLTLVTERLRRHLTERARTAEPVDHTRPAVRLRELLDEHLVEGITLRRAAGLLHTHPAHLVRAFSGEFGTPPHQYLTGRRVDLARRLLLDGMAPRFAATAAGFYDQSHLGRHFKRVIGTSPARFARSGG comes from the coding sequence ATGGTCACCAGCTCGGGAGTGGCGGCGTGGCGTCCACCGGTGCCCGGGATAGTGGAGACCTACCACGCTCACCTCGTCGAGCACGCCTATCCCATGCACGCCCACGACTCGTGGACGCTGCTGCTGGTGGACGACGGAACGGTGCGCTACTACCTGCACCGCCACGAGCACGGCGCGCTGCGGAGCCTGGTCACGCTGTTGCCACCGCACGTTCCGCACAACGGCACACCAGTCACCCCGCGGGGACTCAAGAAGCGAGTGCTCTATCTGGATCCAGTACAGTTCGGCGAGGATCTCGTGGGACTCGCGGTGGACGCGCCCACCATCGACGATCCGCTGTTGCGGCGGCGCGTGCACCAGTTGCACGATTCGTTGCTGTTTCCCGGTGACAGTCTGGAAGCCGAGAGCAGGTTGACCCTGGTAACCGAGCGGCTGCGCCGGCATCTGACCGAGCGCGCCCGGACGGCGGAACCGGTCGACCACACGAGACCCGCCGTGCGACTGCGCGAGCTGCTGGACGAACACCTCGTCGAAGGAATCACGCTACGGCGGGCGGCGGGCCTGCTGCACACCCACCCCGCCCACCTCGTCCGCGCCTTCAGCGGAGAGTTCGGCACTCCGCCGCACCAGTACCTGACCGGGCGCAGGGTCGATCTCGCCCGCCGGTTGCTACTCGACGGGATGGCACCCCGGTTCGCGGCCACGGCGGCGGGATTCTACGACCAGTCCCACCTCGGCAGGCACTTCAAGCGGGTGATCGGCACGAGCCCGGCGCGGTTCGCTCGTTCCGGCGGGTAG
- a CDS encoding flavin-containing monooxygenase has product MTNEERSLEAELLDPDRLGFDPEELRARYRTERDRRLRPDGASQYIAPTGDFGYYAADPYVEAEPNREPLTDEVEVLIVGAGFGGLLAGARLRQAGFDSIRLLEKGGDVGGTWYWNRYPGVRCDIESYIYLPLLEELGYVPSEKYARGEEIRQHTVNIARRFDLYRDARFQTEVTSASWDESKRRWNVTTDRGDNMAARYVIFSSGPFSRPKLPGIPGIDEFRGHTFHTSRWDYSYTGGDQTGGMHKLADKRVAVIGTGATGIQCVPDLAEDAGHLYVFQRTPSVVDERGNRPTDPEWARNLPPGWHDRRRNDFLAVLGGDRTAEDLVGDRWSDLAHLHNAVADEAGKEELTAEEHELVREIADFHKMNQVRERVKSLVEDEETARALRPWYRYECKRPTFNDEYYPAFNRPNVTLVDTEGRGVERITETGLVSQGVEYEVDCIVLATGFQVGGSHPAASGLPLHGRDGVTLPQHFRNGMRTLHGFTSHGFPNLFCMGPSQNGVAPNFTHVLDDQATHIAAVITESAKRGAAYVEPTPAAEQAWVDEMSAKAGVDRALDECTPGYYNNEGHSSVVRSFYRPDELEFAETLRGWRENGGFTELLVKPGETDGDEPN; this is encoded by the coding sequence ATGACGAACGAAGAGCGGTCACTCGAAGCGGAGCTGCTGGACCCCGACAGGCTCGGCTTCGACCCGGAGGAGCTGCGCGCTCGCTACCGGACCGAGCGGGACCGGCGGCTCCGCCCGGACGGGGCCTCCCAGTACATCGCACCGACGGGAGACTTCGGCTACTACGCGGCCGATCCCTACGTCGAGGCCGAACCGAACCGCGAACCGCTCACCGACGAGGTCGAGGTGCTGATCGTCGGCGCGGGATTCGGCGGGCTGCTCGCGGGGGCGCGGCTCCGCCAGGCCGGATTCGACTCGATCCGCCTGCTGGAGAAGGGCGGCGACGTCGGAGGCACCTGGTACTGGAACCGGTACCCCGGTGTGCGCTGCGACATCGAGTCCTACATCTACCTGCCGCTGCTGGAGGAACTCGGTTACGTGCCGAGCGAGAAGTACGCGCGCGGCGAGGAGATCCGCCAGCACACCGTCAACATCGCCCGGCGGTTCGACCTCTACCGCGACGCCCGCTTCCAGACCGAGGTGACCAGTGCGAGCTGGGACGAGTCCAAGCGGCGCTGGAACGTCACCACCGACCGCGGCGACAACATGGCGGCGCGGTACGTGATCTTCTCCAGCGGGCCGTTCAGCAGGCCGAAGCTGCCGGGCATCCCCGGCATCGACGAGTTCCGGGGCCACACCTTCCACACCAGCCGGTGGGACTACTCCTACACCGGCGGAGACCAGACGGGCGGGATGCACAAGCTCGCGGACAAGCGCGTCGCGGTCATCGGTACCGGCGCCACCGGAATCCAGTGCGTGCCCGACCTGGCCGAGGACGCGGGCCACCTCTACGTCTTCCAGCGCACTCCGTCCGTGGTGGACGAGCGCGGCAACCGCCCCACCGACCCGGAGTGGGCCCGGAACCTGCCCCCGGGCTGGCACGACCGCAGGCGAAACGACTTCCTCGCGGTGCTGGGCGGTGACCGGACGGCCGAGGACTTGGTGGGCGACAGGTGGAGCGACCTCGCGCACCTCCACAACGCGGTGGCGGACGAGGCCGGAAAGGAGGAGCTCACCGCCGAGGAGCACGAGCTGGTCCGCGAGATCGCGGACTTCCACAAGATGAACCAGGTGCGGGAACGGGTGAAGTCCCTCGTCGAGGACGAGGAGACCGCGCGGGCGCTGCGACCCTGGTACCGCTACGAGTGCAAGCGCCCCACCTTCAACGACGAGTACTACCCCGCCTTCAACCGCCCGAACGTGACCCTTGTGGACACCGAGGGGCGCGGTGTGGAACGCATCACCGAGACCGGGCTGGTCAGCCAGGGTGTCGAGTACGAAGTGGACTGCATCGTCCTCGCCACCGGCTTCCAGGTCGGCGGCTCGCACCCGGCCGCGTCCGGCCTCCCCCTCCACGGCCGGGACGGCGTGACGCTGCCCCAGCACTTCCGGAACGGCATGCGCACCCTGCACGGGTTCACCAGCCACGGATTCCCCAACCTGTTCTGCATGGGGCCGTCGCAGAACGGCGTGGCGCCCAACTTCACCCACGTGCTCGACGACCAGGCCACCCACATCGCGGCGGTGATCACCGAGTCCGCCAAGCGCGGTGCGGCCTACGTGGAGCCCACCCCGGCGGCCGAGCAGGCCTGGGTCGACGAGATGAGCGCCAAGGCCGGGGTCGACAGGGCGTTGGACGAGTGCACCCCGGGCTACTACAACAACGAGGGGCACTCCTCGGTCGTGCGGAGCTTCTACCGGCCGGATGAGCTCGAGTTCGCCGAGACACTGCGCGGGTGGCGCGAGAACGGCGGATTCACCGAACTGCTCGTCAAACCGGGGGAGACCGATGGCGACGAACCGAACTGA
- a CDS encoding Na+/H+ antiporter NhaC family protein, whose protein sequence is MTATWLSILPPLLAIALALLTRQVIPALLAGVWLGAWLLEGATLTGLGTSLLDTVGVHIVDALADRDHVMIVVATLMIGGLVGVIRRNGGTDGIVKLVTRWAATPRRGQLATSGLGLAIFFDDYANSLVVGNTMRPITDRLRISREKLAYIVDSTAAPVAACGLFTTWIGYQVGLVDDAVGKIGIDQSGFAVFVSSLRYAFYPVLAVVLVFAVAASRRDFGPMVRAEQRARESGTVLRPGSNLGAGEDTEAELRPEERTPRRFLNALVPILALVVTTFVGLLATGSGSTVFEIMGNGDPFAALVWGSLVALLVAAVLSFGQRILSLGQFVDAWFAGIKSVLYVVIILSAAWALSSLTEELKTAEFLAGALSEALPAPLLPAILFVLAAAVAFATGTSWGTMGILTPLAVPLAWSLLQAQGAETAGGHPIIYASVATVLAGAVWGDHCSPISDTTVISSLASQCDVVDHVRTQIPYALYAGGIAVVIGLLPIGFGFPWWASFLVSIAVLLAGLRLLGRRVPGDAGERRSEEAGAM, encoded by the coding sequence ATGACCGCGACGTGGCTGTCGATCCTGCCTCCGCTGCTCGCGATCGCCCTCGCGCTGTTGACCCGGCAGGTCATCCCCGCGCTGCTGGCCGGAGTCTGGCTGGGAGCCTGGCTGCTGGAAGGCGCCACCCTCACGGGACTGGGCACCTCGCTGCTGGACACGGTGGGGGTGCACATCGTCGACGCACTCGCCGACCGGGACCACGTGATGATCGTCGTGGCCACGCTGATGATCGGCGGTCTGGTAGGGGTGATCCGGCGCAACGGCGGCACCGACGGCATCGTGAAACTGGTGACGCGCTGGGCCGCCACACCCCGCCGGGGGCAGCTGGCGACCAGCGGACTGGGGCTGGCGATCTTCTTCGACGACTACGCCAACAGTCTCGTGGTGGGCAACACGATGCGCCCCATCACCGACCGGCTGCGGATCTCGCGGGAGAAGCTCGCCTACATCGTGGACTCCACCGCCGCCCCGGTGGCCGCGTGCGGGCTCTTCACCACCTGGATCGGGTACCAGGTCGGGCTGGTCGACGACGCGGTCGGCAAGATCGGAATCGACCAGAGCGGCTTCGCCGTGTTCGTCAGCTCGCTGCGCTACGCCTTCTACCCGGTGCTGGCCGTGGTGCTGGTGTTCGCGGTCGCCGCGAGCCGGCGCGACTTCGGCCCGATGGTGCGGGCCGAGCAGCGCGCCCGGGAGTCGGGCACCGTACTGCGTCCGGGATCGAACCTGGGGGCCGGTGAGGACACCGAAGCCGAGCTGCGCCCCGAGGAGCGCACCCCGCGACGCTTCCTGAACGCGCTGGTGCCGATCCTGGCCCTGGTCGTGACGACCTTCGTGGGACTGCTGGCCACCGGCAGCGGCAGCACCGTCTTCGAGATCATGGGCAACGGCGATCCGTTCGCCGCGCTGGTGTGGGGTTCGCTCGTGGCGCTGCTCGTCGCGGCGGTGCTCAGCTTCGGGCAGCGGATCCTGTCCCTGGGACAGTTCGTGGACGCGTGGTTCGCCGGGATCAAGTCGGTGCTGTACGTGGTCATCATCCTCTCCGCCGCCTGGGCGCTGTCCTCGCTGACCGAGGAGCTCAAGACCGCCGAGTTCCTGGCGGGGGCGCTCAGCGAGGCGCTACCGGCCCCGCTGCTGCCGGCCATCCTGTTCGTGCTCGCCGCCGCAGTGGCGTTCGCGACCGGGACGAGCTGGGGAACCATGGGAATCCTGACTCCGCTCGCGGTTCCGCTGGCCTGGTCGTTGCTGCAGGCGCAGGGGGCCGAAACCGCCGGTGGGCACCCGATCATCTACGCCAGCGTGGCCACCGTGCTGGCCGGAGCGGTGTGGGGCGATCACTGCTCGCCGATCTCGGACACCACGGTGATCTCCTCGCTGGCCTCGCAGTGCGACGTGGTCGACCACGTGCGCACCCAGATCCCCTACGCCCTCTACGCGGGGGGTATCGCGGTGGTCATCGGACTGCTGCCGATCGGCTTCGGCTTTCCGTGGTGGGCGTCCTTCCTGGTGTCGATCGCGGTGCTGCTGGCCGGACTGCGGTTGCTCGGCAGGCGCGTACCCGGCGATGCGGGGGAGCGGCGAAGCGAGGAGGCAGGGGCCATGTGA
- a CDS encoding DUF2000 family protein, producing the protein MRRMYKTRWRMAGHDFPMTAETFPIRFDTKIAVLLREDLATWQRLNVTAFLVSGLGTRIPEVIGEPYRDADDNEYLSMFRQPVLVFEGSGAVVTRAHSRAVERGMTTSVFTSELFGTGNDRDNRAAVRTVPREKLDPVGVGMYGPRNAVDKIVKGGRMHP; encoded by the coding sequence ATGCGAAGAATGTACAAGACCCGGTGGCGGATGGCGGGTCACGATTTCCCCATGACAGCGGAGACCTTCCCGATACGGTTCGACACGAAGATCGCCGTGCTGCTGCGCGAGGACCTGGCGACCTGGCAGCGGCTGAACGTGACCGCGTTCCTGGTGAGCGGACTCGGAACGAGGATCCCGGAAGTGATCGGCGAGCCGTACCGTGACGCCGACGACAACGAGTACCTGTCGATGTTCCGGCAGCCAGTGCTGGTCTTCGAGGGAAGCGGGGCGGTGGTGACCCGGGCGCACTCCCGTGCCGTCGAGCGGGGCATGACCACGTCGGTGTTCACCTCCGAGCTGTTCGGCACCGGCAACGACCGGGACAACCGTGCCGCCGTCCGAACCGTTCCGCGGGAAAAGCTCGATCCGGTGGGAGTGGGCATGTACGGACCGCGCAACGCCGTGGACAAGATCGTCAAGGGCGGGCGGATGCATCCGTGA
- a CDS encoding SDR family oxidoreductase, whose amino-acid sequence MSGEVLVVVGSGGMGRATARRVGSGGRVLLADLDENTLESAAAALRSDGHDVITRRADVSSRESVAELARTAAELGPVTKPAHTAVLSPAQSSAAVILRVNLLGTAPVLEEFELVVAAGGSAVVISSMAGNMGAALDRQQEEELATAPTGELLELPFTRPEEVTDPGRVYSLTKRANQLRVQRASVTRGERGRRVNSISPGVISTPMVREELDSEHLGTVRTMVEASAAGRLGTSEDIAAAAAFLLGPEATFVSGTDLLVDGGVVAAVRAGRLGAFGRG is encoded by the coding sequence GTGAGTGGGGAAGTGCTGGTGGTCGTCGGCAGCGGCGGGATGGGACGAGCCACCGCGCGCCGCGTGGGAAGCGGCGGGCGTGTGCTGCTCGCCGACCTCGACGAGAACACGCTGGAATCGGCGGCAGCGGCGCTGCGCTCGGACGGCCACGACGTGATCACCCGGCGAGCGGACGTCTCCTCGCGCGAGTCCGTGGCCGAACTGGCCCGCACCGCCGCCGAACTGGGGCCGGTGACCAAGCCGGCCCACACGGCGGTGCTCTCGCCGGCCCAGTCATCGGCGGCGGTGATCCTGCGGGTGAACCTGCTCGGGACGGCACCGGTCCTGGAGGAGTTCGAGCTCGTGGTGGCGGCGGGCGGATCGGCCGTCGTGATCTCCAGCATGGCCGGGAACATGGGCGCGGCGCTCGACCGGCAGCAGGAGGAGGAGCTGGCCACCGCCCCGACCGGTGAACTGCTCGAGCTGCCGTTCACCAGACCGGAAGAGGTGACGGATCCCGGGCGCGTCTACTCGCTCACCAAACGAGCCAACCAGCTCCGGGTGCAGCGAGCCAGTGTCACCCGGGGCGAGCGGGGCCGCCGGGTCAACTCGATCAGCCCCGGCGTCATCTCGACCCCCATGGTGCGGGAGGAGCTGGATTCGGAGCACCTCGGTACGGTGCGCACGATGGTCGAGGCGTCCGCCGCCGGGCGGCTCGGCACGTCCGAGGACATCGCAGCGGCGGCGGCTTTCCTGCTCGGGCCGGAGGCCACCTTCGTCAGCGGCACCGACCTCCTCGTGGACGGCGGCGTGGTGGCAGCGGTCCGGGCCGGACGGCTGGGTGCCTTCGGACGGGGGTGA
- a CDS encoding DoxX family protein, whose amino-acid sequence MNLALWIVAGLLAVVMLVGGVTKLFVPKDKLAATANGGWTADFGVGFVKTLGAVEVLAALGITLPAVVDIAPIMVPVTAVCWVALMVGAMIIHLRRGERTAVVANLVYLAMAAFVAWGRFGPESFGA is encoded by the coding sequence ATGAACCTGGCGCTGTGGATCGTTGCCGGACTGCTGGCCGTCGTCATGCTGGTCGGCGGTGTCACGAAACTGTTCGTGCCGAAGGACAAGCTGGCCGCGACGGCCAACGGAGGGTGGACCGCCGACTTCGGCGTCGGCTTCGTCAAGACCCTCGGAGCCGTCGAGGTCCTCGCCGCGCTCGGCATCACACTTCCCGCCGTCGTCGACATCGCGCCGATCATGGTGCCGGTGACCGCCGTCTGCTGGGTGGCACTGATGGTCGGCGCCATGATCATCCATCTCCGGCGTGGCGAGCGGACGGCCGTCGTGGCGAACCTGGTCTACCTGGCCATGGCCGCCTTCGTGGCGTGGGGCCGCTTCGGCCCCGAGTCCTTCGGCGCTTGA
- a CDS encoding TetR/AcrR family transcriptional regulator, translated as MTRRTARIDRAAATRGAIPRAAERLFAEHGIAAVSNRRISEAAELGDSAAVGYHFGTRTEPVRAIAHEHGDRIERIRVSVVGEPVGSPNLRDWVSCLVRPMTLHSDSLGTPTWYARFAAQVMADPALHGVVTEESMRSESLLLSLKGMDRCLPELPDHVRTERWNMALYLTRQVCVERERALAEGLATAHADWEELATSLIDALTGLWAAPVTCQP; from the coding sequence ATGACGAGGAGGACCGCTCGCATCGACCGTGCCGCGGCCACCCGAGGGGCGATCCCGCGCGCGGCGGAACGACTGTTCGCCGAGCACGGGATAGCCGCGGTGTCCAACCGCCGGATCAGCGAGGCGGCCGAGCTGGGCGACAGCGCTGCGGTCGGTTACCACTTCGGCACGAGGACCGAGCCGGTGCGCGCCATAGCGCACGAGCACGGTGATCGGATCGAGCGCATCCGGGTGAGCGTGGTCGGCGAGCCCGTGGGTTCGCCGAACCTCCGTGACTGGGTTTCCTGCCTCGTGCGGCCGATGACCCTGCACTCGGACTCGCTGGGAACCCCGACGTGGTACGCGCGGTTCGCCGCGCAGGTGATGGCCGATCCCGCGCTCCACGGGGTCGTCACCGAGGAGTCGATGCGCTCCGAATCGCTGCTGCTGTCCTTGAAGGGGATGGACCGGTGCCTGCCCGAGCTGCCGGACCACGTGCGAACCGAACGCTGGAACATGGCGCTGTACCTGACCAGGCAAGTGTGCGTCGAACGGGAGCGCGCCCTCGCCGAGGGCCTCGCCACCGCGCACGCTGACTGGGAGGAGCTCGCCACCAGCCTGATCGACGCGCTCACGGGGCTCTGGGCGGCCCCGGTGACGTGTCAGCCGTGA
- a CDS encoding acyl-CoA thioesterase: MSDFPDPPPKRADFNVLWPITTRWSDNDSYGHVNNVVHYSWFDTAVNGWLMRATGTDIRELPAIGMVAETGCRYLSELSFPDDVEVGIGLRRLGNSSVTYGLAVFGNGSEQPASLGRFVHVYVDRETHTTLPVPEEIRAALRSL; the protein is encoded by the coding sequence GTGTCCGACTTTCCCGATCCACCACCGAAGCGCGCCGACTTCAACGTGCTGTGGCCGATCACCACGCGGTGGAGTGATAACGACTCCTACGGTCACGTGAACAACGTGGTGCACTACTCCTGGTTCGACACCGCCGTGAACGGCTGGCTGATGCGGGCCACCGGAACCGACATCCGCGAGCTGCCCGCCATCGGCATGGTCGCCGAGACCGGCTGCCGCTACCTCTCCGAGCTGAGCTTCCCCGACGACGTCGAGGTGGGCATCGGACTGCGGCGGCTGGGCAACTCCAGCGTCACCTACGGGCTGGCGGTGTTCGGCAACGGGAGCGAGCAACCCGCCTCGCTGGGGCGGTTCGTGCACGTCTACGTGGACCGCGAGACCCACACCACCCTTCCGGTACCGGAGGAGATCCGGGCCGCGCTGCGCTCGCTGTAA
- a CDS encoding Vgb family protein, with translation MATNRTDGEKSTPGAERPGPVRLNEPSPLRGANGIAFGPDGALHVAQFLTGRISAVDTTSGEVGVVVPPGSPVLTPDDIAFTPDGTMYVTDVAPGRVWRRSPNGEIHLVTDALVAPNGITCLGDRLFVNEMRDGGGLFELFPDGGEPVPLTEGLAHGNAMRFGPDGLLYYPHMMTNEVRRIPPEGGEPELVASGMPVPVAVRFDLWGELFVLSCDAAGTITRVDPVTGRTSSFATGIPGLDNAAFDADNRMFVSSFVRGSITELGERGSARTVVPAGLNGPFGTTVDPTGRVYVADHFGLSRVSESGGLDQVDVVGGTLPSPPRNVVATGDVLQLATAGGELHAYDPVRGVSRGRVAGLGELAGMAADPSGRVVLAAPGSGRVLSVDGTDAVRVLAEGMEHPVGVALDDDGRCYVSDDRLGRVLRLDAEPVVVLDGLGVPQGIAVSGGELFVVETGHRRLRRLDPETGRSSIELTDLAVETLPGVDGTGPDGSGRPSPFADLVVSGDGSLLLTANGEGSVLSLRIRAEGTG, from the coding sequence ATGGCGACGAACCGAACTGACGGCGAGAAGTCGACCCCGGGGGCCGAGCGCCCGGGACCGGTGCGGTTGAACGAACCGAGCCCGCTGCGGGGAGCCAACGGCATCGCCTTCGGCCCCGACGGGGCGCTCCACGTGGCGCAGTTCCTCACCGGCCGGATCAGCGCGGTGGACACTACCTCCGGCGAGGTCGGGGTGGTGGTCCCACCGGGGAGCCCGGTGCTCACACCGGACGACATCGCGTTCACTCCCGACGGGACGATGTACGTCACCGACGTGGCCCCGGGGCGGGTTTGGCGGCGTTCCCCGAACGGGGAGATCCACCTGGTCACCGATGCCCTGGTGGCGCCCAACGGCATCACGTGCCTCGGTGACCGCCTCTTCGTCAACGAGATGCGCGACGGCGGCGGGCTGTTCGAGCTGTTCCCGGACGGCGGGGAGCCGGTGCCGCTCACCGAGGGGCTGGCCCACGGCAACGCGATGCGGTTCGGCCCCGACGGGCTGCTGTACTACCCGCACATGATGACCAACGAGGTCCGGCGGATCCCACCGGAGGGAGGGGAACCCGAGCTCGTCGCGAGCGGAATGCCCGTGCCGGTCGCCGTGCGCTTCGACCTGTGGGGGGAACTGTTCGTCCTCTCCTGCGACGCGGCGGGAACCATCACGCGCGTGGACCCGGTGACGGGGCGCACGTCGAGCTTCGCCACCGGGATACCGGGCCTGGACAACGCCGCGTTCGACGCGGACAACCGCATGTTCGTCTCCAGCTTCGTGCGAGGGAGCATCACCGAGCTCGGCGAGCGGGGCAGCGCCCGCACGGTCGTCCCGGCCGGGCTGAACGGGCCGTTCGGCACGACGGTCGACCCCACCGGCAGGGTCTACGTGGCCGATCACTTCGGTCTGTCGCGCGTGTCGGAGTCGGGAGGGCTCGACCAGGTGGACGTGGTGGGCGGGACGCTGCCCTCCCCGCCCAGGAACGTGGTCGCGACCGGCGACGTCCTCCAGCTCGCCACCGCCGGCGGTGAGCTCCACGCGTACGACCCGGTGCGGGGAGTTTCCCGCGGGCGTGTCGCCGGGCTCGGCGAACTCGCCGGGATGGCCGCGGATCCGAGCGGGCGAGTCGTGCTCGCGGCGCCGGGCAGCGGGCGGGTGCTGTCGGTGGACGGCACGGACGCGGTCCGGGTGCTGGCCGAGGGGATGGAGCACCCGGTCGGGGTGGCGCTCGACGACGACGGGCGCTGCTACGTCAGCGACGACCGGCTCGGACGGGTGCTGCGCCTGGACGCCGAGCCGGTGGTCGTGCTCGACGGGCTCGGCGTGCCGCAGGGGATCGCCGTCAGCGGCGGTGAACTGTTCGTGGTCGAGACCGGACACCGCCGGTTGCGACGGTTAGACCCCGAAACCGGGCGGAGCTCGATCGAGCTCACGGACCTGGCCGTGGAGACGCTTCCCGGGGTGGACGGGACCGGACCGGACGGCAGCGGTCGTCCGAGCCCGTTCGCCGACCTGGTGGTGAGCGGGGACGGCTCGCTGCTGCTGACGGCCAACGGTGAGGGAAGCGTGTTGTCGCTGCGGATCCGAGCGGAAGGGACGGGGTGA
- a CDS encoding alpha/beta fold hydrolase — protein sequence MNSVHHRTTTVEGHEIFYREAGPIDAPAIVLLHGYPTSSFMFRELIPLLAGEYHVIAPDHLGFGRSAVPGVEEFDYTFDALAELTDGLLDQLGLDSYALYVQDYGAPIGWRLALKHPERISAVVTQNGNGYEEGFVESFWADVWAYAANPGPETEPAVRAALSHDAIRWQYVHGVPDPSVVSPDTWEHDFALVSREGNDEVQLALFRDYPNNRPLYPLLHEFLRTSGVPVLAVWGRNDEIFGPDGARAFAHDAEDVEVHLIDGGHFLLESQLDVVAGYLRGFLGRVLG from the coding sequence ATGAACTCGGTGCACCACCGGACCACCACCGTCGAGGGCCACGAGATCTTCTACCGCGAGGCGGGACCGATCGACGCCCCCGCGATCGTGCTGCTGCACGGCTACCCGACCAGCTCGTTCATGTTCCGTGAGCTCATCCCGCTGCTGGCGGGGGAGTACCACGTCATCGCGCCGGACCACCTCGGCTTCGGCCGCTCGGCCGTCCCCGGAGTGGAGGAGTTCGACTACACCTTCGATGCTCTCGCCGAACTCACCGACGGACTCCTCGACCAACTGGGGCTGGACAGCTACGCCCTCTACGTCCAGGACTACGGCGCTCCCATCGGATGGCGTCTCGCGCTCAAGCACCCCGAACGGATCTCCGCCGTAGTCACCCAGAACGGCAACGGTTACGAGGAAGGTTTCGTCGAGTCGTTCTGGGCCGATGTCTGGGCGTACGCGGCGAATCCCGGCCCCGAGACCGAACCGGCGGTCCGCGCCGCGCTGAGTCACGACGCCATCCGCTGGCAGTACGTGCACGGCGTGCCCGATCCGAGCGTGGTCAGTCCGGACACCTGGGAGCACGACTTCGCCCTCGTCTCCCGCGAGGGCAACGACGAGGTCCAGCTGGCGCTGTTCCGCGACTATCCGAACAACCGCCCGCTCTACCCGTTGCTGCACGAATTCCTGCGCACCAGCGGGGTGCCGGTGCTCGCCGTGTGGGGACGCAACGACGAGATCTTCGGCCCGGATGGTGCGCGGGCCTTCGCCCACGATGCCGAGGACGTGGAGGTACACCTGATCGACGGTGGTCACTTCCTGCTGGAGAGCCAGCTGGACGTCGTCGCGGGCTACCTGCGCGGCTTCCTCGGGCGGGTGCTGGGTTGA
- a CDS encoding CGNR zinc finger domain-containing protein produces the protein MDVLLDLLNSRPLVNGEERDALRDPAEGKRWAREHGGEGSLEELALLRRTRDALRDVVLGESSPEALSPLLEGVHRTPELTSDGLRWTLSTPPHARLPVEVVLAWAETEEELPGRLRPCANDECRLFLLDRSRANRARWCSMAVCGNRAKARRHYERTR, from the coding sequence ATGGACGTGCTGCTGGACCTGCTCAACAGCAGGCCACTGGTGAACGGCGAGGAGCGGGACGCGCTCCGCGATCCCGCCGAAGGCAAGCGCTGGGCGCGGGAGCACGGCGGCGAAGGCAGCCTCGAAGAACTGGCGCTGCTGCGCCGGACACGGGACGCCCTACGGGACGTGGTGCTGGGGGAGAGCTCGCCCGAGGCGTTGAGCCCGCTGCTCGAAGGGGTCCACCGGACCCCGGAGCTCACTTCGGACGGTCTGCGGTGGACTCTCAGCACTCCCCCGCACGCACGGTTGCCAGTCGAGGTGGTCCTCGCCTGGGCCGAGACCGAGGAAGAGCTTCCGGGCCGACTACGCCCCTGCGCCAACGACGAGTGCCGGCTGTTCCTGCTCGACCGCAGCCGCGCCAACCGCGCCCGCTGGTGCTCGATGGCCGTTTGCGGCAACCGCGCGAAGGCACGCCGTCACTACGAACGCACTCGCTGA